The genomic window GTCCATTGTGGCACCCTCTCCCCCGAAGTTGTCCTTGACGATGACGTGGTAGGGCGTGTCGTTGATGTGAACGATGCTGTAGTAGAGCCGGAGAAACGCGCCGTGGGGCGACTGACCCTCGTAGACGTCCGACGCCATGGGCCAGCCATGGTAGCCGTCCATGCCCTCCCACAGCGCGGTTGCGAACTGCACGTCCTCGGGGCCGCCGAACTCCATGTCCTGCCCCGTGCTGCAGGCCGGGAAGATCACCAGTGCCGTCACTGCCGCAGCCAGTGCGAGCAGCACGACGAAGCCTGAGCTTCTTCTCATCGCTTCCCCCTTCACTCGCAGGACATCAGGCGGACCCGACCGTCCGACGTCTCCTGCACCCAATAGTCTCTGCTTCATCGATTAGCACACGAAGGGTCTGACTGTCAAGCACATTCCCGGACATCGTTCACTATGACGGCGGCCGTACCTCGACCTGACCGGCCGCTCTCCCACGACGCGCGATTGCCTGCCACGTAAAGACGCATTCCGGCACACCTCATGCATTCTGGCTTCGCGGACGGGCTTCCAATGGAACGGCTTGGAAGTCCGCATCCACCTCGTGTGATGTCAGGAGGGTCTTCGCGAATGGCGCGGAAGGGCGATCGACAGGACCACGGGCCGCAGCCCCCAGTACCGGGGTTCCGCGACCTCGTCGGCGACACTGAGGCCTATCGGTTCCTCTTCAGAAAGAGCCCGGCGGTCAGTCTGCTGCTGGACGCCGACGGGACCATTCTCGACGCGAGCGAGTCGGCCGCCGTGACCCTCGGGCGCCCTCTCGACGATCTGCTCGGGAAGAGCGCGCTCGACTTCGTGAAGCCCGAGGACAGGAAGCGCGCCGGAGCAGAACTCGAGCGATCGCTCGCCGACGACGTACCGCGCAGGGTGGAGCTCCGCGTCATCACGTCCGACGGCACCGAGAGAACGGTGCTCTTCAGCCCGGGCCACGTCCTCTTCTCCCTGGGCGACGGCACCGGGGCGGTTCTCATCACCGGCGCCGACATCACCGGCCGTCTCGATGCGGAGCACGCCCTCCGTGAGAGCGAGGAGCGCTATCGCTCGCTCTTCGAAGAGTCGCTGGACGTCATCTACATCACGACGCGCGACGGCGAGCTCATCGACATCTCGCCTTCAGCCGAGGCGCTCTTCGGCTACACGAGGGAGGAACTCCTGCGCCGTGACGTCCACCTTCTTTACGCCGACCCGAAGGACAGACGCCGCTTCCAGGAAGAGGTCGAATCCAAGGGGTCGGTCCGTAACTTCGAAGTCGTGCTGCTTCACAAGGACGGATTCCGGAACACCTGCCTGCTGACATCGACCCTGCGCCGCGCGGCCGACGGCACGCCCCTCGGATACCAGGGCATCATCCGCAACATCACACAGTCGAAGCTTGCGGAGGAGGCGCGCGAGCGCGAGCGGGCCGCATTCAGAGCCATCGCAGGTACCGCCGTTCAGTCGGAGGACCTGCAGGGAGTGACGGGGAAGATCCTCGAGGAGCTCGTTGACATCCTGGGGTTCGACTCCGGCACGATCCACATCCGACGCGGCGGGGCGGGCGAGCTGACGCTGGCCGCAGCGGCCGGCGAAGCCGTCGAGGCGGCCGACGCACCCCCGCCCTCAGGCGTCCGGCGCGCTGCCGAGACAGCCGAATCCGCCTACCGCGAGTCAGGGCCGTCCGGTGGGGCGGCGGCCGGGGGTCTCAAGGAGGTCATCCTGCCTATCCGCGGAGAGGGAGGGACGACCCTGGCGGTCTTCAGACTCGTCTCCGCACGGCCGACGACGCTCACAGGGAGGGACAGTCCGTTCTTCGAGACCATCGGCGGCATGCTTGCGGCCGTGCTTGAGCGTCAGTTCGCCCGCCAGGAGCGGGAGAGCCTCGGACAGCAGCTTCTCCACGCCCAGAAGATGGAGGCCGTCGGGACGCTGGCGTCCGGCGTGGCGCATGACTTCAACAACATGCTGACGGCGATCCGCGGCTTCGCCGATCTCGCGATGATGGGCGCGGATCCGCACAGCAGGATCCGCTCGGACCTCGAGAGCATCCAGGGCGCGGCCGACCGGGGCGCAGCCCTCGTGAAGCAGCTGCTGCTCTTCAGCAGAAGGGACCCCGTCGAACTCGAGCCGGTCGATGTCAGCAAGACGACACTCGCGGTCACCGCTATGCTCGGCCCTCTCATCGGCGAGGACATCGCGATCGAGACTGAGCTCGTAGACGGCCCTCGTACGGTCTGGGCAGACGAGGGGAGCATCCAGCAGATCCTCGTCAACCTCGCCGTGAACGCGCGCGACGCCATGCCGGACGGAGGCACGCTCACGCTCCGCACGAACGAGGCGACGGTCGACCAACACGATGCGGCACGTCATCCGGACGCCCGCCCCGGTCGCTACGTGATGCTGACCGTCTCCGACGACGGTCGCGGCATGGACCGGGAGACGGTCGAGCGGGTCTTCGAGCCTTTCTTCAGCACCAAGGGGCGCGGCAGCGGGACCGGACTGGGCCTCTCGGTCGTCTACGGCATCGTCGAGCAGCACGGCGGCTGGATCGAGCTGGAGAGCGAGCCCGGTAGGGGGACGAGCTTCAGGATCTTCCTGCCCGTGGGCGAGGAGACAGCCACCGCCCGTCCCAAGGCCCCGGTTCAGGATGAGAACGACATGCCGGAGCTGCCGCTGGCCCACTAGGCGACACGCAGCGAAAGTCACGCCACACGCCCCGCCGCATCTGCGGCGGGGCTTTCGCATGGAAGTGCGATGTGGGTACTAAAGAGAGAGCCCGCCGCGGAAGCGGCGGGCCCTCGAAGGGGAGAGGTGTAGTGCCGAATCGTCAAACACTACCTGTACATCGACTTGATGGTACCCCAGCTGGTCTCCTCGACCGCAACACCGACTTCCTCACCCTCGAACCACGTGTCGTCGAGCATGACGCCGGCGCCGCCCGCGGCACCCGGGCCGCAGCCGTTATCGGTCGTGAAGAACTCGAACATGAAGGCAGTCACGCCGAAGGGCGGGCCGCCGCAGTAGAAGCCGAGGTCGAAGCCGTCGATGCCGGCCGTGCCCCAGCCGTCGCACTGGGCGAAGTCGCCCCAGTACGCCGCGACGCCGTACCAGTTCGTACCGCCGTCGATCGTCGCGTAGTAGGCAACGTAGTCGTTGTCGACGGTCGGAACCTCCATGTGCATGTAGAACCTCGCCGTGCACGTCTGAGCGATGCCCGTCAGGTCGATGGCGGGCGTGATCAGGGCGTTGTCGAGGTTCGGCGGGATCAGCGACGTGTCAGCGTCGTCGCCGCACCACCAGCTGTGCGGATCCGAGACAGCCGGGCACGCGCGGTCGATGATGTGCCACCAGTCGCCGGCGGCAGCCGGGACGGACGGCACGCAGAGACCACCGGTCTCCACATCATCGTAGAAGTACTGGTAGCCGCCGTAGAAGTCGAAGATCTTGATGTTGTCGACGTGGAAGGCGCCACCGTTCGACAGGTACAGGCCGTCCTGATCGGACCAGGCGCCGTCCGAGACGAAGCGGAAGCGGGCCTTCACCGGGTTGTCGTACGGCGCCAGCACGAAGCCGTACGTGCCGAGGTCGGACCAGGCACCCACGCCGTCGTAGCCGCGGTTCAGGTTGACATACACGCCGTTGGACTCGGCCTGGACGTACGTGAAGTCGTACGCCGGCTCCGAGTCGTGACGGAACGCGTAGGTCAGGATCGGGTAGTAGGCGCCGGAGACGTCGGTCGCCGGGATGTCCAGACGGTCATCCCAACCGTTGCCGTAGCCGCCGTCGGCATCGTAGTCGAACGTGCCGCACCACCAGCTGTAGGTGCCGGCGTATGCGAGGTACGTGTCGACATGGAAGTGCGGGGTGGCACCCTGGGTGTAGTCGACTGTCGACCAGAAGCCCGGGCCGCTCTCGATGTCGTCGTACCAGTAGAGCGTGTTAGCACGCGTCGGGCCCCTGAGCTCGTGGGTAGGCGTCTCGACGTTCAGCTTCGCCGAGGCCATCCCGGCAAAGAGCGCCAGGACCGCGACCGCAATCAGAAACTTCTTCATTGTGTTTCCTCCCTCGAGAGGATATTCGAACAAACGCTTGCAGGTTGCCTTCGGACCGCCATCGGGCGATCCGTCGTCGATGCCGTCCGACTCGCCCCGAGCGGGCGCGCGTCGTGTCGACGCGGGCGGGTCGACATCGTCTCGCTCACATAGGCACCCCTCCCCTGGGTTGCACGTGAGTTCCTACGCTGTCAACGACTTCCACTC from Candidatus Effluviviaceae Genus V sp. includes these protein-coding regions:
- a CDS encoding PAS domain S-box protein; the protein is MHSGFADGLPMERLGSPHPPRVMSGGSSRMARKGDRQDHGPQPPVPGFRDLVGDTEAYRFLFRKSPAVSLLLDADGTILDASESAAVTLGRPLDDLLGKSALDFVKPEDRKRAGAELERSLADDVPRRVELRVITSDGTERTVLFSPGHVLFSLGDGTGAVLITGADITGRLDAEHALRESEERYRSLFEESLDVIYITTRDGELIDISPSAEALFGYTREELLRRDVHLLYADPKDRRRFQEEVESKGSVRNFEVVLLHKDGFRNTCLLTSTLRRAADGTPLGYQGIIRNITQSKLAEEARERERAAFRAIAGTAVQSEDLQGVTGKILEELVDILGFDSGTIHIRRGGAGELTLAAAAGEAVEAADAPPPSGVRRAAETAESAYRESGPSGGAAAGGLKEVILPIRGEGGTTLAVFRLVSARPTTLTGRDSPFFETIGGMLAAVLERQFARQERESLGQQLLHAQKMEAVGTLASGVAHDFNNMLTAIRGFADLAMMGADPHSRIRSDLESIQGAADRGAALVKQLLLFSRRDPVELEPVDVSKTTLAVTAMLGPLIGEDIAIETELVDGPRTVWADEGSIQQILVNLAVNARDAMPDGGTLTLRTNEATVDQHDAARHPDARPGRYVMLTVSDDGRGMDRETVERVFEPFFSTKGRGSGTGLGLSVVYGIVEQHGGWIELESEPGRGTSFRIFLPVGEETATARPKAPVQDENDMPELPLAH